Proteins found in one Anoplolepis gracilipes chromosome 7, ASM4749672v1, whole genome shotgun sequence genomic segment:
- the Mnd gene encoding Y+L amino acid transporter 2 → MPDKVAPAEKTVPRPVVVGSENVGSKEGIKLQKELGLWDGVAIIVGIIVGAGIFVSPKGVLLNSGSVGLALIVWIFSGILSLIGALCYAELGTMIPRSGGDYAYISDAFGPLPAFLYLWVALFVLVPTGNAITALTFAQYILQPAWPGCEPPYEAVRLLAAVITCLLTAINCYNVKWATRVQDFFTATKIFALLIIVGAGLVWLCDGHTENFQYPMAGTNTQPGYIALAVYSGLFSYSGWNYLNFVTEELKDPYKNLPKAICISLPLVTVIYVLANVAYFVVLTQDEILASNAVAVTFGDKLLGVMSWIIPFFVACSTFGALNGAIFASSRLFFVGARNGHLPTAIALINVRNLTPMPSLIFLCLISLILLIIKDVYVLINYVSFVEALFTTFSVSGLLWLRYKKPDLHRPIKVFLLLPIIFFIICVFLVIFPCYVSPWEVGVGIIIILSGIPMYWIFIDWKKKPAWLVNGSHNFNMACAKLFMCVQEDKTE, encoded by the exons ATGCCAGACAAGGTAGCACCGGCGGAGAAGACGGTCCCGCGTCCTGTGGTCGTGGGATCCGAAAACGTAGGATCCAAAGAAGGTATTAAGCTGCAGAAGGAATTGGGACTGTGGGACGGCGTGGCGATCATCGTTGGCATTATCGTCGGTGCCGGTATCTTTGTATCGCCAAAGGGTGTACTTTTAAACAGCGGCAGCGTCGGTCTGGCCCTTATTGTCTGGATTTTTTCTGGGATTCTGTCACTCATTGGAGCACTATGTTACGCCGAACTAG GTACGATGATTCCCAGATCTGGTGGTGATTACGCTTACATCAGTGACGCCTTCGGACCTTTACCAGCGTTCCTCTATCTCTGGGTGGCGTTATTCGTCCTTGTCCCAACGGGGAACGCTATCACAGCGCTAACATTCGCGCAATATATTCTCCAACCTGCATGGCCCGGATGCGAACCGCCGTATGAAGCAGTGCGACTCCTCGCTGCTGTGATTacgt GTCTGCTGACCGCCATCAATTGTTACAACGTCAAATGGGCCACTAGAGTACAAGATTTTTTCACCGCTACTAAAATCTTCGCTCTGCTAATCATCGTAGGAGCAGGTCTAGTGTGGCTCTGTGACGGCCACACGGAGAACTTTCAATATCCAATGGCTGGCACCAACACTCAGCCTGGTTACATCGCCCTCGCGGTCTACTCTGGACTGTTCTCTTATTCGGGGTGGAATTACCTCAATTTTGTGACAGAAGAACTTAAAGATCCTTACAA aaatcTTCCAAAGGCTATTTGTATTTCATTGCCGTTAGTAACAGTGATTTACGTTCTCGCGAATGTTGCCTATTTCGTTGTACTCACGCAGGATGAAATACTTGCATCGAATGCCGTCGCTGTT ACCTTTGGCGATAAATTGCTGGGAGTTATGTCGTGGATCATACCATTCTTTGTGGCGTGTTCGACTTTCGGAGCATTGAACGGCGCGATCTTTGCATCGTCCAGATTGTTCTTTGTCGGCGCCCGAAACGGACACCTCCCCACTGCCATTGCTTTGATTAATGTCCGCAACTTGACGCCGATGCCATCCCTCATCTTCCTT TGCCTCATCAGTTTGATACTCCTCATTATAAAGGATGTCTACGTACTGATAAATTATGTCAGCTTCGTTGAGGCTCTATTTACCACATTTTCCGTGTCTGGTCTACTGTGGCTACGTTACAAAAAGCCTGATCTCCATCGTCCCATAAAA gtTTTTCTACTTTTACCAATCATTTTCTTCATAATTTGCGTATTTCTGGTTATCTTTCCGTGCTATGTTTCACCATGGGAAGTAGGCGTAGGCATAATCATAATCCTATCTGGAATCCCCATGTATTGGATCTTCATCGATTGGAAAAAGAAGCCTGCGTGGCTTGTAAATGGATCCC ataatttcaatatggcGTGTGCTAAGCTGTTCATGTGTGTACAAGAAGATAAAACTGAGTGA
- the LOC140667536 gene encoding ubiquitin-conjugating enzyme E2Q-like protein 1 — MSTKSKEKVIAAIRKLFRSSDKIAEPEGASGSTNSPSRRLLSRHHRPDVVTPVDGPIPENPDSTHVDRNCFFKMKKSAKDNEYKPAGDKDVGLRRLMKEFNRIQRAQRHGDSAFTAELVNDNVFEWSVRLHKIDPDSRLAADMRELKIPHILLNVIFPKEFPFAPPFMRVISPRIEQGFVMHGGAICMELLTPRGWCCAYSVESMIMQFAASVVKGQAQVSRKSKPNKEYNRQLAEETFKNLVKTHEKYGWVTPPLAEG; from the exons ATGTCCACGAAATCAAAGGAGAAGGTCATAGCCGCTATCCGGAAGCTTTTTCGATCCTCCGACAAGATCGCGGAGCCGGAGGGAGCCAGCGGCTCGACCAACTCGCCGTCAAGGAGACTCCTGAGTCGTCATCATCGTCCGGATGTCGTCACTCCTGTGGACGGTCCGATACCGGAAAATCCAGATTCCACTCATGTCGATCGTAATTGTTTCTTCAAGATGAAAAAGTCTGCAAAG GATAACGAATACAAACCCGCCGGCGACAAGGACGTGGGTCTACGTCGATTGATGAAGGAATTCAACAGAATTCAGAGAGCACAGCGTCACGGCGACTCGGCCTTCACCGCCGAGCTTGTCAACGATAATGTCTTCGAATGGTCTGTCAGGTTGCACAAGATCGACCCAGACAGCAGATTGGCAGCCGATATGCGTGAGCTGAAGATACCTCATATACTGTTGAATGTGATCTTCCCAAAGGAATTCCCGTTCGCGCCACCTTTCATGAGGGTAATTTCACCAAGAATCGAACAGGGCTTTGTAATGCACGGCGGTGCTATCTGCATGGAACTACTCACGCCAAGAGGATGGTGCTGTGCATATAGTGTCGAGTCGATGATCATGCAGTTTGCGGCCAGCGTTGTGAAAGGACAG GCACAAGTGTCGAGGAAGTCGAAGCCAAACAAGGAATATAATCGACAATTGGCCGAGGAGACATTCAAGAACCTGGTGAAAACGCACGAGAAATATGGCTGGGTGACGCCGCCGCTGGCCGAAGGTTGa
- the LOC140667855 gene encoding transmembrane protein 231-like has translation MAAIEIFSSSVTYKYKSKLYSCASIIVFVFIVLSLLTPLFIIYNAGGIWMRNRMHAETPDVHFEYKYLLLAEVDPYEEPIVCSTFTTYKENEIKDHCTLIKVRENDLNGDGQKDSLKFEACFYTDKPVKSLKLLLFFNFQLKHLIQATIESIGVFDQVLSHEVQEIRFFGDLELRQKGLLRSEGLYETYNHSVELSDYSLPELLLHNFNRKFSARITNERVTWRSGFSSDDAVVVIGEVFYAENFIYYQPSVWEELKWAWIQYLSCLLVFAYMAKHILVFLFTNRYLNTYIVRPWANIYINK, from the exons ATGGCAgcgattgaaatattttcgagCTCCGTCACTTATAAATACAAGAGCAAACTATACTCCTGTGCCTCGATCATCGTTTTCGTATTCATCGTGCTATCCTTGCTTACACCGCTTTTCATAATCTACAACGCTGGAG gcATCTGGATGAGAAATCGAATGCATGCGGAAACACCGGACGTGCATTTCGAGTACAAGTATCTGTTGCTCGCGGAGGTAGATCCTTACGAGGAGCCCATCGTGTGTTCCACTTTTACAACATACAAGGAAAACGAAATCAAAGATCATTGTACGCTAATCAAG GTACGAGAGAACGATCTAAACGGTGATGGACAGAAGGATTCGTTGAAGTTTGAAGCTTGTTTTTACACAGACAAACCAGTAAAATCTTTGAAACTCTTATTGTTTTTCAACTTTCAGTTAAAG CATCTCATTCAAGCGACGATAGAATCTATCGGTGTGTTCGATCAGGTATTAAGCCACGAGGTTCAAGAAATACGGTTTTTCGGTGATTTAGAGCTACGGCAGAAGGGACTCTTACGCAGCGAGGGTCTCTACGAGACGTACAATCACAGCGTAGAATTATCCGATTATTCTTTACCCGAATTGTTGTTGCACAATTTCAACCGAAAGT TTTCAGCCAGAATCACAAACGAGAGAGTAACGTGGAGGAGCGGCTTCTCTAGCGATGACGCGGTGGTCGTCATCGGTGAAGTGTTTTACGCGGAAAACTTTATTTACTATCAGCCGAGTGTGTGGGAGGAATTGAAATGGGCATGGATCCAATATCTGTCGTGTCTGCTTGTTTTCGCATATATGGCCAAGCACATTCTGGTATTTCTATTCACCAACAGATACCTGAATACATACATCGTAAGACCGTgggcgaatatatatataaataagtga
- the LOC140667646 gene encoding uncharacterized protein produces MSENSVDSTIEEQEYRRIDRGVEPNGIARCFKKLFCCIKRRAESNAKETIRYDPDEYDYIVEKLVVKRVPFALFAISADLANRRRPDDVPLTPDDVSQSSSLSTFSRDNPTANVVTRENLNSQAKSSVWKQEKLNRFNALHSDLREFERPSKNPNFSRSKLSFAEDISVVSSTKTDLSSRTSTSSITVQDDVSTRDDSTRRTFISASERNDKSRAKKQDVLKEAQNPSTEKDRDKFVLGRNRRYIVSPFQVKRGSLDLVKPKNVARDFGVDGKSLTYIQESTEEKSSELAEDSKDCDLRSNTAVRWRITVRRRRANVDSEREKRIGEDIPSYVPSAVVHLRLYVLAPVDVAAATNVAS; encoded by the exons ATGTCCGAAAATTCCGTGGATTCTACTATCGAAGAGCAAGAGTATAGACGTATAGATCGCGGGGTCGAACCGAATGGAATAGCGAGGTGtttcaagaaattattctGCTGCATCAAAAGACGTGCTGAATCAAACGCGAAAGAGACAATCAGATATGATCCCGACGAGTACGATTACATCGTCGAGAAGCTCGTCGTGAAGCGCGTGCCGTTCGCGCTTTTCGCGATCTCAGCTGATCTCGCGAATCGGCGCAGACCCGATGACGTGCCGCTGACACCGGATGACGTCTCGCAATCGTCGTCCTTATCTACGTTTAGCAGAGATAATCCTACCGCAAATGTTGTCACACGAGAAAA tTTGAATTCTCAAGCAAAGTCCTCGGTTTGGAAACAGGAGAAACTAAATAGATTCAATGCTTTGCATTCGGACTTGAGGGAATTCGAAAGGCCATCTAAAAATCCGAATTTTTCGCGAAGCAAACTGTCATTCGCGGAGGACATTTCTGTGGTGTCCAGCACAAAGACCGACCTTTCCTCCAGGACTTCGACGTCCTCCATAACTGTTCAAGATGATGTTTCAACCCGGGATGATTCTACTCGTCGCACATTTATTTCTGCGAGCGAGAGAAACGACAAATCACGAGCAAAGAAGCAGGATGTCTTGAAGGAAGCGCAGAACCCGTCCACCGAGAAAGATCGAGATAAATTCGTTCTTGGACGAAACCGGAGATACATAGTATCGCCGTTTCAAGTGAAAAGAGGATCCCTCGATCTCGTGAAACCGAAAAACGTCGCCAGGGATTTTGGCGTGGACGGCAAGTCGTTGACATATATTCAAGAATCCACGGAGGAGAAATCCTCGGAATTAGCGGAGGATTCGAAAGATTGCGATTTACGATCGAACACCGCGGTCAGATGGCGAATCACTGTCAGACGCCGGCGTGCAAACGTGGACTCCGAG AGGGAGAAACGCATCGGTGAGGACATACCCTCGTACGTACCGTCAGCTGTCGTTCACCTGCGTCTATACGTTCTCGCACCTGTGGACGTTGCCGCGGCGACGAACGTGGCATCATAA